One Oncorhynchus clarkii lewisi isolate Uvic-CL-2024 chromosome 28, UVic_Ocla_1.0, whole genome shotgun sequence genomic region harbors:
- the LOC139387302 gene encoding very long chain fatty acid elongase 1-like, with translation MLREVESNIMVFYEYVLQRTDHRLLPYPLMRTPFQMTSILMGYVFFSLYAGPLLMANRKPYNLKTAMIIYNFSMVSLNAFLVYEFLMSGWGTTFTWRCDLCDYSSNPRALRMVQVAWWFLFSKFTELLDTFFFVLRKKHSQITFLHVFHHSFMPFTWWWGITIAPAGGMSSFHAMVNCCVHVIMYTYYGLSAAGPRFQKYLWWKKYMTAIQLIQFVLISLHISQYYFMEKCDFQVPMFIHLIWMYGTFFFLLFSNFWIQAYVKGKRLPTATMEKLKQNAVTVVINSKPLENSNGTAHRVNGHNQLGKVKEV, from the exons ATGCTGCGAGAAGTGGAATCCAATATTATGGTGTTTTATGAGTATGTATTGCAGAGAACAG ACCACCGGTTGTTGCCCTACCCGTTGATGCGGACCCCCTTCCAGATGACCAGCATCCTGATGGGCTATGTGTTCTTCTCGCTGTACGCAGGGCCTCTGTTGATGGCCAACCGCAAGCCATATAACCTCAAAACAGCCATGATCATCTATAACTTCAGCATGGTGTCCCTAAACGCCTTCCTAGTCTATGAG TTCCTGATGTCAGGATGGGGAACCACTTTTACCTGGAGATGTGACCTGTGTGACTACTCAAGCAACCCACGGGCTCTAAGG ATGGTTCAAGTGGCCTGGTGGTTTTTGTTCTCTAAATTCACTGAGCTTCTGGACACC TTTTTCTTTGTGCTGCGTAAGAAACACAGCCAGATCACATTTCTACATGTCTTCCATCACTCCTTCATGCCCTTCACGTGGTGGTGGGGAATTACCATTGCTCCTG CAGGGGGAATGAGCTCGTTCCATGCCATGGTCAACTGCTGTGTCCACGTCATCATGTACACCTACTACGGCCTGTCCGCTGCCGGACCTCGCTTCCAAAAATACCTCTGGTGGAAGAAGTACATGACCGCAATCCAGCTG ATCCAGTTTGTGCTGATCTCACTTCACATCTCTCAGTACTACTTCATGGAGAAGTGTGACTTTCAGGTGCCCATGTTCATCCACCTTATCTGGATGTACGGCACCTTCTTCTTCCTACTATTCTCCAACTTCTGGATTCAGGCCTACGTGAAGGGGAAACGGCTGCCTACGGCAACTATGGAGAAGCTAAAGCAGAATGCCGTTACAGTGGTCATCAACAGCAAGCCACTGGAGAATAGCAACGGGACAGCACATCGTGTCAACGGCCATAACCAACTAGGCAAAGTGAAGGAAGTCTAG
- the LOC139386600 gene encoding kinocilin, with product MSAVSIGGYHGLRVGSALLSIVAGCIIIGVSRECDADAVGGIFLGAGGLGLLIAVFPFIRAWLNINNILPTLGNFRVHPMPANPPGPEQPETLKREATQSQLNLERSKSRMGTFVDAGPMAEASADEGTSSDMPDILSRRKFKQTLPDPDLP from the exons ATGAGCGCTGTCAGCATTGGGGGGTACCACGGTCTGCGGGTGGGCTCGGCCCTGCTCAGCATCGTGGcggggtgcatcattatcggggTGTCGAGGGAGTGTGATGCGGATGCCGTAGGGGGAATCTTCCTCGGTGCGGGGGGGCTGG GCCTCCTCATCGCTGTCTTCCCCTTCATAAGAGCCTGGCTCAATATTAACAACATTCTCCCCACCTTGG GAAACTTCAGAGTGCACCCTATGCCTGCTAACCCTCCTGGCCCTGAGCAACCAGAGACACTGAAACGAGAAG CGACTCAGAGCCAGCTGAATCTGGAGCGCTCTAAGAGCCGGATGGGGACATTTGTTGATGCCGGACCGATGGCTGAGGCCTCCGCAGATGAGGG GACATCCTCAGACATGCCAGACATCTTGTCCAGACGAAAGTTCAAGCAGACCCTCCCTGATCCAGACCTCCCGTAA